A stretch of DNA from Methanoplanus endosymbiosus:
ATCTTCCTGAATAACTTAAAATCACTATTGGGGGACCCAATAGTCATTGTTAGAGATATGAGCAAGCAGATTCGAGATGCAGCATTTGAGATTTTTCCTGACGTAAAGCACCAAATTTGTCAGTATCACTTCGTTAAAAATCTTGGTAAAACCATTTTTAAAACCAGATACTCTACTTTTCGCAAAGATATTGTGAAAATGAGGATCCTAAGTCAAATCAAGAAAATGAAAGGGGACCTCAGTGCAATAAAACATCATGGTTCTGAAAAAGATATATTCTTCGCAGAGCAAAAATGGATTATTCTTGCTATAGAGCATCTTCTTATCTGCCGTGAAAGGAGTTCAAATTACCCATTTGGTTTACCCTACTTTGAAATAATGAATAGAATTTTAGATGTCCAAATAATGGCCCACAAAATATTAGAATGGAATATGGCCCATAAAGTTAACGTATGTGAAATTAAGGAGTTTTCTGAAAAATTAGATGATATCACAAACAATGCAGGCATAAACTCCCAATATTCTAAAATTCAAAAGATATGGGAATGGTTTGAGAAAGTGAGGATTACTTTAAGGGTTGGCAGGCACTTAAGTCAAAATGGAAGTGATATGATAACCACAAATGCTCAAAATATGAGAGACGATTTTGAGATCATTCTGAATGCCATTGACATAGATGGAGTAACCAAAGGGGGCGAATTACTCCGCGGAGCAAGGCAAATAACAAACAACTGCAGAAAACACATGGATGAACTTTTTGTGGAAGTAAAAGACACATTTGGTAATGTAGTTGACATTATGAGAGATAATAATATTGAAGAACGCGGCCATAGGTGGAGTAGAATGCACATACGAAGACGAACCGGAAGAAATAGAACTACAAACGAAATGGCACAATATGGTGCACTAATGGCCATTTTCTCAAACCTTGAGAATGAAACTTATGTGAGAGAAATTCTCTATGACATAAAAGATTTTATTCGAGAGATACAGGATATTACAGCTGAAGAGATCAGCAGTGCAAGTGAACTGGTGAGGCCATATGCACATAAAGAAATTGTACATTCTGACAGTAAGAGATTGGAGTATTTGGAAGAATTCATAAACTTGCTTGAAGGTGGACGTTCAGCTGAAAAATGGCTATCAAAATTCAATATTTCCAACCGAATAATGACGCCATAGGAACAAAGGTAAGCGTACACCCGGCATAGACGGAGAAATCTGGAACTCAGCATCTGCAAAGATGCAGGCAGTTCTGAGCCTCACAGACAAAAATTACTGTGCAAAACCATTACGACGTATTTATATCCCTAAACCTGGTAAGAAAACAAAGCGACCAATCTCAATTCCATCCATGTATGATCGG
This window harbors:
- a CDS encoding transposase, with the protein product MVAVGLLRFLFDFQRDEIRTILLSRGISISTGEISNLSKELLLRFYALHKRHMPQMKSFFEREGGAKLHLDGTGEAGNEIVFMAKDGDTGITMDAQIIPTESKKYVKIFLNNLKSLLGDPIVIVRDMSKQIRDAAFEIFPDVKHQICQYHFVKNLGKTIFKTRYSTFRKDIVKMRILSQIKKMKGDLSAIKHHGSEKDIFFAEQKWIILAIEHLLICRERSSNYPFGLPYFEIMNRILDVQIMAHKILEWNMAHKVNVCEIKEFSEKLDDITNNAGINSQYSKIQKIWEWFEKVRITLRVGRHLSQNGSDMITTNAQNMRDDFEIILNAIDIDGVTKGGELLRGARQITNNCRKHMDELFVEVKDTFGNVVDIMRDNNIEERGHRWSRMHIRRRTGRNRTTNEMAQYGALMAIFSNLENETYVREILYDIKDFIREIQDITAEEISSASELVRPYAHKEIVHSDSKRLEYLEEFINLLEGGRSAEKWLSKFNISNRIMTP